A window of the Corallococcus exiguus genome harbors these coding sequences:
- a CDS encoding ATP-binding cassette domain-containing protein, whose translation MSDTGPDTLVFEDVAIAFEQGRRVLDGLSAQVSTKELTFIAGASGSGKSVLCRLAVGLLKPEAGKVTLFGERVDTQPERTLVPLRRRAPYLVQGPALLDWRTLRENVRLADPSAPEEAVETALEKVGLKEWADRLPPELGPGAKKRAAIARALVLKPRYLLLDEPTTGLDRRAAMQVEAVLASLKEQGLGALVVSHDYRQLRGIADRVLVVAKGRSAYLGSPEGFLESPAPELRTLTAPFMEGATDG comes from the coding sequence GTGAGTGACACCGGTCCGGACACGCTGGTCTTTGAAGATGTGGCGATTGCCTTCGAGCAGGGCCGCCGCGTCCTGGACGGCCTGAGCGCGCAGGTCTCCACGAAGGAGCTGACGTTCATCGCGGGAGCGAGCGGCTCCGGCAAGAGCGTGCTGTGCCGGCTGGCGGTGGGCCTGCTGAAGCCCGAAGCCGGCAAGGTGACGCTGTTCGGGGAGCGGGTGGACACGCAGCCGGAGAGGACACTGGTGCCCCTGCGCCGCAGGGCTCCGTACCTGGTGCAGGGCCCCGCGCTGCTGGACTGGAGGACGCTGAGGGAGAACGTGCGCCTCGCGGATCCGAGCGCCCCGGAGGAAGCCGTGGAGACGGCGCTGGAGAAGGTAGGCCTGAAGGAATGGGCGGACCGGCTGCCGCCGGAGCTGGGGCCCGGGGCGAAGAAGCGGGCGGCCATCGCGAGGGCGCTGGTGCTCAAGCCGCGCTACCTGCTGTTGGACGAGCCGACGACGGGGTTGGACCGGAGGGCGGCGATGCAGGTGGAGGCGGTGTTGGCGTCGTTGAAGGAGCAGGGCCTTGGGGCGTTGGTGGTGTCGCACGACTACCGGCAGTTGAGAGGCATCGCGGACCGGGTGCTGGTGGTGGCGAAGGGGCGCAGCGCGTACCTGGGCAGCCCGGAGGGCTTCCTGGAGTCCCCTGCCCCGGAGCTGCGAACGCTGACAGCGCCGTTCATGGAGGGCGCGACGGATGGATGA